The Cyprinus carpio isolate SPL01 chromosome A9, ASM1834038v1, whole genome shotgun sequence genome window below encodes:
- the LOC109053288 gene encoding serine/threonine-protein kinase Nek5-like isoform X2, translating to MKAAVGVERRRIGPVEALQEPDHDQHRAAAVEPYRLVAAARDEYLQRRREAHQYKLRAQKQLGLRPSTADAEDRQSDPQEHHGNIRAAQDRRQQEYLKQLQRIREQYHRDVRRMRTRAELKETHTLKKNRERHTHGKQQQRGIMFEIKLSDEETKTEEDEESEDEPLNHTLTFAQGEKLRNQPQGSEVRQEVEEEVVKRAEWHRRRTRRRF from the exons ATGAAGGCAGCTGTTGGTGTGGAGCGGCGGCGGATCGGTCCGGTCGAGGCGCTGCAGGAGCCGGATCACGACCAGCACAGAGCCGCGGCTGTGGAGCCGTACAGACT tgtggcAGCGGCGAGAGACGAGTATCTTCAGAGGAGACGTGAAGCTCATCAGTACAAACTCAGAGCTCAGAAACAACTG GGTCTCAGACCGTCCACAGCAGACGCTGAAGACCGTCAGTCAGACCCACAGGAGCATCATGGGAACATCAGAGCAGCCCAGGACAGGAGACAGCAG gagtaCCTGAAGCAGCTGCAGCGAATCAGAGAGCAGTATCATCGTGATGTCAGACGCATGAGGACGAGGGCGGAGCTCAAG gaaacacacacactgaagaagAACAGAGAGCGACACACACACGGGAAACAGCAGCAG AGAGGAATCATGTTTGAGATCAAGCTGAGTGATGAAGAGACGAAGACTGAGGAAGACGAGGAGTCAGAg gacgaGCCCCTGAACCACACACTGACGTTTGCACAAGGAGAAAAGCTACGCAACCAACcgcaggggtcagaggtcagacaGGAAGTGGAGGAGGAAGTGGTGAAGAGAGCCGAGTGGCATCGCCGACGCACGCGGAGACGTTTCTGA
- the LOC109053288 gene encoding serine/threonine-protein kinase Nek5-like isoform X1: MSDLWSGHINSGLMLKLWFMKPHSITERCLYECRQSVCVCVCVCVCVCVFSVAAARDEYLQRRREAHQYKLRAQKQLGLRPSTADAEDRQSDPQEHHGNIRAAQDRRQQEYLKQLQRIREQYHRDVRRMRTRAELKETHTLKKNRERHTHGKQQQRGIMFEIKLSDEETKTEEDEESEDEPLNHTLTFAQGEKLRNQPQGSEVRQEVEEEVVKRAEWHRRRTRRRF, from the exons ATGTCTGATCTGTGGTCAGGTCATATAAACTCTGGTTTAATGTTGAAACTTTGGTTCATGAAGCCGCACTCCATCACAGAAcggtgtttatatgaatgtaggcagtcagtgtgtgtgtgtgtgtgtgtgtgtgtgtgtgtgtgtgtgttcagtgtggcAGCGGCGAGAGACGAGTATCTTCAGAGGAGACGTGAAGCTCATCAGTACAAACTCAGAGCTCAGAAACAACTG GGTCTCAGACCGTCCACAGCAGACGCTGAAGACCGTCAGTCAGACCCACAGGAGCATCATGGGAACATCAGAGCAGCCCAGGACAGGAGACAGCAG gagtaCCTGAAGCAGCTGCAGCGAATCAGAGAGCAGTATCATCGTGATGTCAGACGCATGAGGACGAGGGCGGAGCTCAAG gaaacacacacactgaagaagAACAGAGAGCGACACACACACGGGAAACAGCAGCAG AGAGGAATCATGTTTGAGATCAAGCTGAGTGATGAAGAGACGAAGACTGAGGAAGACGAGGAGTCAGAg gacgaGCCCCTGAACCACACACTGACGTTTGCACAAGGAGAAAAGCTACGCAACCAACcgcaggggtcagaggtcagacaGGAAGTGGAGGAGGAAGTGGTGAAGAGAGCCGAGTGGCATCGCCGACGCACGCGGAGACGTTTCTGA
- the LOC109101989 gene encoding serine/threonine-protein kinase Nek5 has protein sequence MTLLTCCYSDAPVRFTRVLTVSQKIILIIFITIFFIILLIFVMDQYEVVRQVGQGAFGRALLVKQRHGHAQLYVIKEINLRQLSSRDKDASRKEVTLLSKMKHPNIVAFYKSFYDRSNFYILMEYCDAGDLMKRIRMQRGKPFTEQQIVHWFVQICLGLKHIHDRKVLHRDIKAQNIFLTQGGQKVKLGDFGIARMLNSTVELARTCVGTPYYLSPEICENRPYNNKTDIWSLGCVLYELCTLRHPFEGSNLKQLVCEESV, from the exons ATGACGCTGTTGACGTGTTGCTATAGTGACGCGCCGGTCAGGTTCACGCGCGTCCTGACCGTCTCGCAGAAgatcatcctcatcatcttcatcaccatcttcttcatcatcctcctcatcttcGTGATGGATCAGTATGAAGTGGTTCGGCAGGTCGGTCAGGGTGCGTTCGGGCGCGCGCTGCTGGTCAAACAGCGACACGGACACGCGCAGCTCTACGTCATCAAGGAGATCAACCTGAGACAG TTGTCCTCTCGGGATAAGGACGCCTCCAGAAAGGAAGTGACGCTGCTGTCCAAAATGAAGCATCCGAACATTGTGGcgttttataaatcattttacg ACAGGAGTAACTTCTACATCCTGATGGAATACTGTGATGCGGGCGATCTGATGAAGAGAATCAGGATGCAGAGAGGAAAACCCTTCACAGAGCAGCAG atcgTGCACTGGTTTGTTCAGATCTGTCTGGGACTGAAGCACATTCACGACAGGAAGGTCCTGCACAGAGACATCAAAGCTCAG AACATCTTCCTCACTCAAGGAGGACAGAAGGTCAAGCTGGGAGACTTCGGCATCGCCAGAATGctgaacag CACCGTGGAGCTGGCCAGGACCTGCGTCGGCACGCCGTACTATCTCTCTCCAGAGATCTGTGAGAACAGACCATACAACAACAAAAC GGATATCTGGTCTCTGGGCTGTGTTCTCTATGAGCTCTGCACACTCAGACATCCA tttgagggcaGTAATCTGAAGCAGCTGGTGTGTGAGGAGTCTGTGTGA